A genome region from Rubidibacter lacunae KORDI 51-2 includes the following:
- a CDS encoding cysteine hydrolase family protein, protein MTSLRTLGTPPNAWTVDVSSADLTRPPLTPHTIELVADTKRLRLDLAKTALLAIDMQNDFCHPDGWLAHIGVDIAPARKPIAPLQKLLPHLRAQDVPIIWLNWGNRPDLLNIGAATRHVYNPTGEGIGLGDPLPKRRAPVLTAGSWAAAIVDELQPPPTDIRVDKYRMSGFWDTPLNSILRNLGRTTLLFAGVNADQCVLVTLQDANFLGYDCIFLADCSATTSPEFCWQATQYNINQCFGFVSDSQRLSEAIATAKLA, encoded by the coding sequence ATGACGTCGTTACGCACGCTTGGAACGCCCCCCAATGCTTGGACGGTCGACGTGTCGAGCGCCGACCTCACGCGTCCGCCGCTAACGCCCCACACCATCGAGCTGGTGGCGGACACGAAGCGCCTGCGCTTGGATTTAGCGAAAACGGCACTACTCGCGATTGATATGCAGAACGATTTCTGCCACCCCGACGGCTGGCTGGCACATATCGGGGTTGACATTGCCCCTGCTCGCAAACCGATCGCACCGCTGCAAAAACTCCTGCCGCACCTGCGAGCGCAGGACGTCCCGATTATTTGGCTCAACTGGGGAAACCGCCCGGACTTGCTTAATATCGGAGCCGCAACCCGACACGTCTACAACCCCACCGGCGAGGGAATTGGTCTCGGCGATCCACTGCCCAAACGCCGCGCCCCCGTGTTAACCGCCGGCAGTTGGGCCGCTGCGATCGTCGACGAACTGCAACCACCGCCAACCGATATTCGCGTCGACAAATATCGCATGAGCGGTTTCTGGGACACGCCTCTCAACAGCATTCTGCGCAACCTCGGCCGGACGACATTGCTCTTTGCCGGCGTTAACGCCGACCAATGCGTGCTCGTCACGTTGCAAGATGCCAACTTCCTCGGCTACGACTGCATTTTCTTGGCCGATTGCAGTGCCACGACTTCACCGGAGTTCTGCTGGCAGGCAACGCAATACAACATCAACCAATGCTTTGGCTTCGTCAGCGATTCGCAGCGGTTATCCGAGGCGATCGCAACTGCTAAGCTTGCCTAA
- a CDS encoding cupin domain-containing protein produces the protein MNHTKIASARAPASYERCTLAVHRTSRDYQAFRISPDDSNRLAIVFEPANAHASVTVCVEIFDPGGRTPPNRHFQAIEMFFVLKGEGIAMCDGKAVPLGAGHSILVPPTGLHQLINTGPGRLYALCIMVPNEDFAELIRSGIPAELDEEDLRVLGRCDVPIAC, from the coding sequence ATGAACCACACGAAAATTGCTTCTGCTCGTGCCCCCGCTAGCTACGAACGCTGCACCCTTGCCGTACATCGCACCAGCCGCGACTACCAAGCATTTCGCATCAGTCCGGACGACAGCAATCGGCTGGCGATCGTTTTCGAACCGGCAAATGCCCATGCTTCAGTGACCGTTTGCGTTGAAATCTTCGATCCCGGCGGTCGAACGCCACCCAACCGCCACTTCCAAGCGATCGAGATGTTTTTCGTCCTGAAAGGCGAAGGTATCGCCATGTGCGACGGAAAAGCCGTGCCCTTGGGAGCTGGACACAGTATCCTCGTCCCGCCTACCGGTCTGCATCAACTGATCAACACCGGTCCGGGACGCCTATACGCACTGTGTATTATGGTCCCTAACGAAGACTTTGCCGAGCTGATTCGCAGTGGGATTCCGGCCGAACTCGACGAGGAAGACTTACGAGTTCTTGGGCGCTGCGACGTGCCGATCGCTTGCTAA
- a CDS encoding DNA polymerase III subunit alpha, with the protein MSFVGLHIHSDYSLLDGASQLPALIDRAVELGMPAIALTDHGVMYGAIELMKLCNSKGIKPIVGNEMYVINADSIEQKGRFRRYHQVVLAKNLKGYKNLVKLTTKSHLKGMQGKGIFSRPCVNKPLLEEYREGLIVTSGCLGGEVPQRLLAGDTVGAREVASWYKQRFGDDYYLEIQDHGSSEDRIVNVGIAAIARELEIEIVATNDSHFISCNDVEAHDALICIQTGKLVTDDKRLRYSGTEYLKSADEMRQLFRDHLPDEIVNEAIANTLKVAEKVQRYNLFGEPRIPDFPVPSSHTPDSYLEELSWQGLLARMNCRTASEIDTSYKDRLERELKIIQQMGFSTYFLVVWDYIKYARDRAIPVGPGRGSAAGSLVAYVLQITNIDPVHHGLLFERFLNPERKSMPDIDTDFCIDRRDEVIDYVSKRYGAERVAQIITFNRLTSKAVLKDVARVLDVPYAESDRMAKMIPVSRGKPAPLKTMISPQTPEPEFKQRYEEKPHVRRWVDMAIRIEGTNKTFGVHAAGVVISAEPLDEIVPLQLNNDGTAITQYYMEDLEALGLLKMDFLGLRNLTTIQRSADLIEQNQGIKLDLDELPLSERKAREILAKGELKKHKLPADIGKTYSAISGGQLDGVFQLESSGMLKVVQDLKPSCLEDLSSILALYRPGPLDAGLIPKFIDRKHGREQVRYEHELLEPILQETYAVMIYQEQIMRIAQDLAGYSLGQADLLRRAMGKKKIKEMEKHRESFVAGSMQNGVSEAIARRLFEQMVLFAEYCLSYDTEVLTVEYGPLAIGTIVSERLACTVYTVDRSGFLYAQAISQWHERGRQDVFEYALDNGMTIRATKDHKLMTADGQMVAIDDIFTQGLTLKAIDTAAFDRAVAAAATSMAGPTLTEPL; encoded by the coding sequence ATGTCCTTTGTCGGCCTGCATATCCACAGCGACTACAGCCTGCTTGATGGCGCGTCGCAACTTCCTGCCTTGATCGATCGCGCAGTCGAACTCGGAATGCCTGCCATTGCTTTAACCGACCACGGCGTGATGTATGGGGCGATCGAGCTCATGAAGCTGTGCAACAGCAAAGGCATCAAGCCAATTGTCGGCAACGAGATGTACGTCATCAATGCCGATAGCATCGAGCAGAAAGGCCGCTTCCGACGCTATCACCAGGTCGTCCTTGCCAAGAATCTGAAGGGTTATAAGAACTTGGTCAAGCTGACGACTAAGTCTCACCTTAAAGGAATGCAGGGCAAAGGCATTTTCTCGCGTCCCTGCGTCAACAAGCCGTTGCTCGAGGAATATCGCGAAGGTTTGATCGTCACAAGCGGTTGTCTCGGCGGCGAAGTGCCACAACGTCTGCTGGCGGGCGATACAGTCGGCGCGCGGGAAGTGGCAAGTTGGTACAAACAGCGCTTCGGCGACGATTACTACCTCGAAATTCAAGATCACGGCTCGTCCGAGGATCGGATCGTCAATGTTGGGATTGCCGCGATCGCTCGCGAGTTGGAGATCGAGATCGTCGCAACCAACGACTCCCACTTCATCTCCTGCAACGACGTCGAAGCTCACGACGCACTGATTTGCATTCAAACCGGCAAGCTCGTCACCGACGACAAACGCTTGCGATATAGCGGTACGGAATACCTCAAATCTGCTGACGAAATGCGGCAATTGTTCCGCGACCATTTACCCGACGAGATCGTTAACGAGGCGATCGCCAACACCCTAAAAGTTGCCGAAAAGGTCCAACGATACAACCTTTTCGGCGAGCCGCGCATTCCCGACTTTCCCGTACCCAGCAGTCATACCCCCGATAGCTACCTCGAAGAATTGTCTTGGCAGGGATTGTTGGCACGCATGAACTGCCGCACGGCAAGCGAAATCGACACTAGCTACAAAGATCGGTTGGAGCGCGAGCTCAAAATCATTCAACAAATGGGGTTCTCGACGTACTTTCTGGTCGTCTGGGATTACATCAAATATGCACGCGATCGTGCAATTCCTGTCGGACCGGGGCGCGGTTCGGCAGCAGGGTCTCTAGTGGCTTACGTTTTACAGATTACGAACATCGACCCCGTCCACCACGGTCTGTTGTTCGAGCGCTTCCTCAATCCCGAACGCAAGTCGATGCCCGATATCGACACCGACTTTTGCATCGACCGCCGCGATGAAGTGATCGACTACGTCAGCAAACGATACGGTGCCGAACGCGTCGCGCAGATCATTACCTTCAACCGCCTGACTTCAAAGGCCGTGCTCAAAGATGTCGCGCGCGTACTCGATGTTCCATACGCCGAGTCGGATCGCATGGCCAAGATGATTCCGGTGTCGCGCGGGAAACCCGCGCCGCTCAAAACGATGATTTCTCCGCAAACTCCGGAGCCGGAATTCAAACAACGTTATGAAGAGAAACCGCACGTTCGGCGCTGGGTAGATATGGCCATTCGCATTGAAGGAACGAACAAAACCTTCGGCGTCCATGCAGCGGGTGTAGTGATTTCTGCCGAACCGTTAGACGAGATCGTACCGCTGCAGCTCAACAACGACGGTACGGCGATCACGCAATATTACATGGAAGATCTCGAAGCCCTCGGTCTCCTAAAAATGGACTTTCTGGGCTTGCGAAACCTAACAACCATTCAGCGCTCGGCGGATCTAATCGAACAAAACCAAGGTATCAAGCTCGATCTAGACGAGCTGCCATTGAGCGAACGTAAAGCTCGCGAGATCTTAGCGAAGGGCGAACTCAAGAAGCACAAACTTCCGGCCGACATCGGAAAAACCTACAGCGCAATTTCCGGCGGTCAACTTGACGGCGTGTTTCAACTAGAATCTTCTGGCATGCTCAAGGTCGTGCAAGATCTTAAGCCCTCATGTCTGGAAGATCTATCCTCGATCTTGGCACTCTACCGCCCGGGGCCGTTGGACGCCGGACTAATTCCCAAGTTCATCGATCGCAAGCACGGTCGCGAGCAAGTTCGCTACGAACACGAACTCCTCGAACCGATTCTGCAAGAAACCTATGCCGTGATGATCTATCAAGAACAAATCATGCGGATTGCCCAAGATCTTGCAGGATATTCGCTCGGGCAGGCAGATTTGCTGCGAAGAGCGATGGGAAAAAAGAAAATCAAGGAGATGGAAAAGCACCGCGAAAGTTTTGTCGCGGGATCGATGCAGAATGGCGTTAGCGAAGCGATCGCGCGACGCCTGTTCGAACAAATGGTCTTGTTTGCGGAATATTGCCTCAGCTACGACACCGAGGTCCTAACAGTTGAATACGGACCGCTGGCGATCGGTACGATCGTTTCGGAGCGCCTTGCTTGCACGGTGTATACCGTCGATCGCAGCGGATTCTTGTATGCCCAAGCGATCTCTCAATGGCACGAGCGCGGCCGGCAAGACGTTTTCGAGTACGCGCTGGATAACGGGATGACAATTCGCGCGACCAAAGACCACAAACTCATGACTGCAGACGGTCAGATGGTGGCTATCGACGACATCTTCACGCAGGGATTAACCCTCAAGGCGATCGACACCGCCGCATTCGATCGAGCAGTCGCTGCAGCAGCAACTAGTATGGCAGGACCTACTTTGACGGAGCCTTTGTAA
- a CDS encoding type II secretion system F family protein: MPTFVVDVLDASGKRLKEKVVAPSPAQAQRMLLSKYARVGQAKRASINMNLDLSAIEERLSGVGVKDKAIFSRQFSALVDAGVGITRGLAVLGEQTRNPKLRKSIAAIDRDVQQGINLSEAMGKQPQCFDRLYVSMIEAGETGGVLDEVLDRLAKLLEDLARLQGQIKAAMAYPVAVMLFAVAVFFGMAIFLIPIFGEIFEDLGVELPLITRLMLQVSDVLRSWRAALVVGVAIAIVLLIRQYYKTPAGRLQIDMLLLKIPVLGDLNQKSAVARFCRVFGTLTRSGVPILTSLEIVKDTSGNQVVANSIEATSREVEKGGMISTALIRERVFPPLATAMISIGEETGEVDAMLMKVAEFYEQEVEQAVKALTSILEPVMIVVVACLVGVILVSMYMPMFKVFDAIG; the protein is encoded by the coding sequence ATGCCGACGTTTGTTGTCGACGTTCTAGATGCATCCGGGAAGCGGCTGAAAGAGAAAGTTGTGGCTCCTTCTCCCGCTCAAGCGCAGCGCATGCTGCTGAGCAAGTACGCGCGCGTCGGACAGGCGAAGCGAGCGAGTATCAACATGAACCTGGACCTGTCCGCCATTGAAGAGCGCCTGTCTGGGGTTGGTGTTAAGGATAAAGCAATATTCTCGCGTCAGTTCTCGGCGCTCGTTGATGCTGGAGTTGGCATTACGCGGGGTTTGGCGGTGTTGGGCGAACAGACGCGCAATCCGAAATTGCGCAAGTCCATTGCGGCGATCGATCGAGACGTGCAGCAAGGGATCAATCTTTCCGAAGCGATGGGGAAACAGCCGCAGTGTTTCGATCGCCTCTATGTCAGCATGATCGAAGCTGGTGAAACGGGTGGCGTGCTCGACGAAGTGCTCGATCGCTTAGCCAAGTTGCTGGAAGATTTGGCTCGCCTACAAGGGCAAATCAAAGCTGCGATGGCTTACCCAGTGGCGGTCATGCTCTTCGCGGTAGCAGTGTTCTTTGGGATGGCAATCTTTTTGATTCCGATTTTCGGAGAGATCTTCGAAGACCTCGGCGTAGAGCTACCGCTCATCACTCGCCTGATGCTGCAAGTTAGCGATGTCTTGCGCAGTTGGAGAGCTGCATTGGTAGTGGGTGTAGCAATCGCGATCGTGCTTTTGATCCGGCAGTATTACAAGACGCCGGCCGGCCGCCTGCAGATCGACATGCTGCTCCTTAAGATTCCGGTTTTGGGCGATCTCAATCAGAAGTCTGCTGTGGCCCGTTTCTGCCGCGTCTTCGGAACTCTAACGCGATCGGGCGTACCGATCCTGACGAGTTTGGAGATTGTTAAAGATACCTCAGGCAACCAAGTGGTTGCCAACTCAATCGAGGCAACATCGAGAGAAGTCGAGAAAGGCGGCATGATCAGTACGGCGCTGATCCGCGAGCGCGTTTTCCCACCCCTCGCCACTGCCATGATCAGCATTGGCGAGGAAACGGGTGAAGTGGACGCCATGCTAATGAAGGTGGCGGAATTCTACGAGCAAGAAGTCGAGCAGGCCGTTAAAGCGCTGACCAGCATTCTGGAACCCGTCATGATTGTGGTTGTAGCATGCCTGGTTGGTGTCATCTTGGTCTCGATGTACATGCCGATGTTCAAGGTCTTTGATGCCATCGGGTAG
- a CDS encoding type IV pilus twitching motility protein PilT — protein sequence MPMELMIEDLMEKLVELGGSDMHIQADAPIYFRVSGKLGPIDERELSPQETQRLIFSMLNNTQRKHLEQHWELDCSYGVKGLARFRVNVYKERGAYAACLRALTSKIPTFEKLGLPNVIRDMASRPRGLILVTGPTGSGKTTTLAAILDSINRTRSEHILTVEDPIEYVFENQKSLFHQRQKGEDTKSFADALRAALREDPDIILVGELRDLETIALAVSAAETGHLVLGTLHTSSAASTVDRMVDVFPAGQQAQIRAQLSNSLIAVFCQTLAKKADPKPSEFGRALAQELMIVTPAIANLVREGKTPQIYSAIQTGMRLGMQTMEQALSNLVNSNTISFEEAVSKSSRPDELQRLVSAGATTGKRVAARR from the coding sequence ATCCCCATGGAGTTGATGATCGAAGACCTGATGGAGAAACTTGTCGAGCTCGGTGGCTCGGACATGCACATCCAGGCGGATGCACCAATTTACTTCCGCGTCAGTGGCAAGCTCGGACCGATCGACGAACGCGAGCTTTCGCCTCAAGAGACGCAGCGGTTGATCTTTAGCATGCTCAACAACACCCAGCGCAAGCACCTCGAGCAGCATTGGGAGCTCGATTGTTCCTACGGGGTAAAGGGATTGGCACGCTTCCGCGTCAACGTTTATAAGGAACGCGGTGCGTATGCAGCTTGTCTGCGCGCGCTGACTTCGAAAATTCCTACATTTGAGAAACTCGGCCTGCCGAATGTCATTCGAGACATGGCGTCGCGACCGCGTGGGTTGATTTTGGTTACCGGACCGACCGGTTCCGGTAAGACGACGACACTGGCAGCTATTCTTGACTCGATCAACCGCACTCGGTCGGAGCACATCCTCACGGTTGAAGACCCAATCGAGTATGTCTTCGAGAATCAAAAGAGTCTCTTCCACCAGCGTCAAAAAGGTGAAGATACAAAGTCCTTTGCCGATGCCTTGAGGGCAGCATTGCGTGAAGATCCTGACATCATCCTCGTGGGCGAGCTACGCGACCTCGAGACCATCGCATTGGCAGTTTCGGCAGCAGAAACCGGTCACCTCGTACTTGGAACTTTGCACACCAGTTCGGCGGCTAGTACCGTGGACCGCATGGTGGACGTGTTTCCGGCTGGGCAGCAGGCACAGATTCGCGCGCAGCTCTCCAACTCGTTGATCGCTGTTTTCTGCCAAACGTTGGCTAAAAAGGCCGATCCGAAGCCCAGTGAGTTCGGACGCGCGCTGGCACAAGAGCTCATGATCGTCACGCCCGCAATTGCCAACCTCGTCCGCGAAGGAAAGACCCCGCAGATTTACTCGGCGATTCAGACCGGAATGCGTTTAGGCATGCAAACGATGGAGCAAGCGCTCTCAAACTTGGTCAATAGCAATACAATCTCGTTTGAGGAGGCAGTGTCCAAGAGCTCGCGACCGGACGAGTTGCAGCGCTTGGTTTCTGCTGGCGCAACCACGGGCAAGCGCGTTGCGGCCAGACGTTAA
- a CDS encoding GspE/PulE family protein → MNSSFSAKKRSRALVASRKDYSPFENKLIQAEFVNDVRQLQEARTRVQETGEPLTQVLAEMMGRELPPELLRQYKRHHLFELKILFGVESLDPEIDQVDHDKVGALVNDLVPIDICRRHKVLPLARYEDPPTLVVAMVEPDNLAAQDDLNLMLRPKGIKMQRLVMALEDFQYNIQPYLDAQQKKQKQQKQQQKLKHDLQDDPLARLVQELQNQQIQRDDDEGDQDDVEVDFVDLSGLGDFDLGPEEAGDELDDDLTSALTEAKGAPVINLVNMILIKAIQEGSSDIHIEPQEKYLRIRFRKDGVLQQSFDPLPPKIAPAVAARFKIMADLDIAERRVPQDGRIRRKFKRRNVDFRVSTIPSRFGEKIVLRILDNSATQLGLDKLITDDDSLELVREMARRPFGLILVTGPTGSGKSTTLYSILAERNDPGININTAEDPIEYSLPGITQVQVLRQKGMDFASILRSFLRQDPDIILVGETRDRETAQTAIEAALTGHLVLTTLHTNDAAGAIARLDEMGVEPFMISGSLIGILAQRLMRRVCSECRIPYHPDKSELARFGLSAANEGDITFYRANKLTADDAEEARKSGILCEKCNGSGYKGRVGVYEVMRNTERLQALITEGAPTERIKEAAVEEGMNTLLAYSLNLVRDGYTTFEEVERVTFTDSGLEAELKAKRKSSLTCKTCKAELQPDWLDCPYCLTPRFQD, encoded by the coding sequence ATGAATAGCTCATTTTCCGCAAAGAAGCGGTCGCGCGCGCTGGTCGCGTCAAGGAAAGACTACTCCCCATTTGAGAATAAGTTAATTCAGGCTGAATTCGTCAACGATGTTCGGCAGCTTCAAGAAGCCCGAACGAGGGTTCAGGAGACTGGCGAGCCGCTGACGCAGGTGTTAGCAGAGATGATGGGTCGCGAATTGCCGCCCGAGCTGCTGCGGCAATACAAACGCCACCATCTCTTCGAACTGAAGATTCTTTTCGGCGTCGAGTCCCTCGACCCCGAGATCGACCAAGTCGATCACGACAAGGTCGGTGCACTGGTCAACGATCTCGTTCCGATCGATATCTGTCGTCGTCACAAGGTGTTGCCCTTAGCTCGATACGAAGACCCCCCAACGCTGGTCGTCGCCATGGTTGAGCCTGACAACTTGGCAGCTCAAGACGATCTCAACCTGATGTTGCGTCCTAAGGGCATCAAGATGCAGCGCTTGGTGATGGCTTTAGAAGACTTCCAATACAATATTCAGCCCTATCTCGACGCGCAGCAAAAGAAGCAAAAGCAGCAAAAGCAGCAGCAGAAACTAAAGCACGACCTGCAGGACGATCCGCTTGCTCGCCTCGTTCAGGAGTTGCAAAACCAGCAGATCCAACGTGACGACGACGAGGGCGACCAAGACGACGTCGAAGTGGACTTCGTCGATCTCTCCGGACTGGGCGACTTCGACCTCGGCCCTGAAGAAGCTGGAGATGAGTTGGATGACGACCTAACTTCTGCCCTTACCGAGGCAAAAGGCGCACCGGTCATCAACCTCGTGAACATGATTTTGATCAAGGCAATCCAGGAAGGTTCGTCGGACATCCATATCGAACCGCAAGAGAAATACTTGCGCATCCGCTTCCGCAAAGATGGGGTGTTGCAGCAATCTTTCGATCCCCTGCCGCCGAAGATTGCTCCTGCTGTGGCGGCGCGATTTAAGATTATGGCCGACCTGGACATCGCCGAACGACGGGTGCCCCAAGACGGACGAATTCGCCGCAAATTCAAGCGCCGCAACGTCGACTTTCGCGTCAGCACAATTCCGTCGCGCTTCGGCGAGAAAATCGTTCTGCGGATTCTGGACAATAGTGCCACGCAGCTCGGTTTGGACAAACTCATTACCGATGATGACTCGCTCGAGCTCGTGCGCGAGATGGCACGGCGGCCGTTCGGACTGATTCTCGTGACGGGACCCACGGGTTCGGGTAAATCTACGACGCTGTATTCGATTTTGGCCGAACGGAACGATCCGGGAATTAATATTAATACGGCAGAAGACCCAATTGAATACTCGCTACCGGGCATCACGCAGGTGCAGGTACTCCGGCAAAAAGGAATGGATTTCGCCTCGATCTTGCGCTCTTTCTTGCGGCAGGATCCGGACATCATCTTAGTGGGTGAGACTCGCGACCGAGAGACGGCGCAGACTGCTATTGAAGCTGCGCTGACAGGTCACTTGGTTTTGACGACGTTGCACACGAACGACGCGGCTGGCGCGATCGCTCGCTTGGATGAAATGGGCGTAGAACCCTTCATGATCTCGGGTTCGCTCATCGGTATCCTCGCACAGCGCTTGATGCGTCGCGTTTGCTCGGAATGCCGCATACCTTACCACCCAGACAAGTCAGAGCTGGCGCGTTTCGGTCTGTCAGCAGCTAACGAGGGGGATATTACCTTCTACCGAGCCAACAAATTGACTGCAGACGATGCTGAAGAAGCACGTAAAAGCGGCATACTCTGCGAGAAATGCAACGGTTCGGGGTACAAGGGTCGCGTTGGTGTCTACGAAGTCATGCGGAATACCGAGCGCTTGCAGGCACTCATCACAGAGGGCGCGCCCACCGAACGTATTAAGGAAGCGGCGGTCGAGGAAGGGATGAACACGCTGCTGGCATATAGTCTCAATCTCGTGCGGGACGGGTACACTACGTTCGAAGAAGTCGAGCGCGTAACATTTACCGACTCGGGACTGGAAGCGGAACTCAAAGCCAAGCGCAAGAGTTCGTTAACATGCAAAACCTGCAAAGCAGAACTGCAGCCGGATTGGCTTGATTGTCCTTACTGCCTGACACCGCGCTTCCAAGATTAA
- the grpE gene encoding nucleotide exchange factor GrpE: MTDELNTPTHLPSDFPADEAHEPDSDNVVVEALEELPEELDEEQVLAEALSAGSSAIEDEFEKEARGRNEPNVAVADADAGIGSLAELEQLRAQVEQESQQRNALHAQALRIAADFENFRKRTQKEREELDRQVKINIINELLPVIDNFERARAQIKPQTDGEMSIHKSYQSVYKQLVDGLKRMGVSPMRSEGQEFDPTYHEAVMREPTDEYAEGVVIEQLVRGYLLGERVLRHALVKVAVAPEPVIGSETEPVDEASPSEEGS, translated from the coding sequence ATGACTGACGAGTTGAACACGCCTACCCATTTACCCAGCGACTTTCCTGCCGATGAGGCGCACGAGCCCGACTCCGATAACGTCGTTGTCGAAGCGCTTGAAGAACTTCCGGAGGAATTGGATGAGGAGCAGGTTCTTGCCGAAGCACTTTCGGCTGGCTCCTCGGCAATAGAAGATGAATTCGAGAAAGAGGCGCGAGGACGAAACGAGCCGAATGTAGCGGTTGCAGACGCAGACGCTGGCATCGGATCGCTCGCAGAACTCGAGCAACTGCGCGCGCAAGTCGAACAGGAATCTCAACAGCGCAATGCACTGCACGCGCAGGCACTTCGCATCGCAGCCGATTTTGAGAACTTCCGCAAGCGGACTCAAAAAGAGCGCGAAGAGCTCGATAGACAGGTCAAAATCAATATTATCAACGAGTTGCTGCCAGTAATCGATAATTTCGAGCGCGCGCGTGCCCAAATCAAGCCCCAAACAGATGGGGAGATGTCCATTCATAAGAGCTACCAGAGCGTTTACAAACAGCTTGTCGATGGTCTCAAGCGTATGGGCGTATCGCCGATGCGTTCCGAAGGTCAAGAATTCGATCCGACCTATCACGAAGCTGTAATGCGCGAGCCAACAGACGAATACGCTGAAGGAGTCGTAATCGAGCAGCTTGTACGCGGATATTTGCTCGGAGAGCGCGTTTTGCGGCATGCTCTCGTCAAAGTTGCTGTGGCTCCGGAGCCCGTGATAGGCTCAGAAACGGAGCCCGTGGATGAAGCCAGCCCTTCAGAAGAAGGGTCTTAG